The genomic stretch AGCCTTTGTTTGCTAAATCAGGGAATCAATGTGCATTTCCTAAATGTCAACATCCATTATTTAATCACAAAGGTCAATTTATCGCCCAAGTCTGTCATATAGAAGGAGCATCAGAAGGTGGAGAAAGATATAATCCAAACACTGATGATGAATATCGCAGAAGTTATGATAATCTTCTGATTCTTTGCTATGCTCATCATGTTGAAACAGATGATGTTAAAGAGTTTCCTGTAGAAAAGCTAAGACAGATGAAAAAAGAACATGAATCTAAGTTTGAAAGTTTAAATTTTCATGTTGAAAAAGAGGATTTACAAAAAATTGTTGATGAAATGAATCAATATTGGGATGATATAGAAAGATTAAATAAAGTTGATCATAAATTTTTTGGTACGGAGTTAGAAATGGAGATTGATGTGAAAAAAAATTTTTTAGCTCTTGTTGATGATATAAAAGAAGAAGTAGATGCAATTGAAAATCTTTTAAAGATATTTGCTGATAGCGATCAAAATTTATTGAATGATTTAGAACAACTTTTAAAGAAAAAAAATATAGATATAAGTATATTTGATGATGTTCCTTATTACGAAAATTCTTTTTTTAATAGAAATTGGGAAGAACATAATTTAGGTTCACATAATTGGATAAAAAGATTAAGAATAGATTTGCTACATTTAGAAATTAAATATTTAGAGTTACAGCTCATACTCAATAATGATGAAATTTTTAAAGACAGACTTATAAAAGCAAAAAATATTTTTCAAGAATACGCACAGAAAGCAATTCATATAGACTAAATATCACTCTGCAACGATGAGATATTGTCAGAACAAAATTGGAATTATATCTGTTAAACATTTTCAAAAAATTGATTGAAAAGAAAAGTAATGCTTAAACATACAATTATTATTTAATGGAGTGATGAAGATAACGGTACTTTGAAAAATTTTTAATCAAAAACTGCTTGAAATCCTCTCAGATTAAAGCATTTACGTCAACACTATAAAAATAGCTGAAACCCTGGTTATAAAAGGAAAGGCTATCAATCGAAGTAAAGTCTTTGATTAATAAAGGTTTGAAACTAATATTTTGATATTTTTTTGTTTAAGTACCGATAACTGTTTTGTGGTTTTTTTACCTGAATTTAGTCAGAATGTTATGCAACCTGTTACTCATGGGGAAACCGATGAAGAAGCCTTAAAAAATGGGCAAGAAGTTTTAGAGTTAATCATGGAAGAATATCAAGAAGATGGTAAAGATTTACCTCAGCCTAAAACCTTTGTTTTTGCTTAAATTTTAGTTATAAATAAATGAAAATAGAATCTTTAAAGAAAAAAGAGCTTGAAAATTATTGTCAAAAATATGGTATTAAAATACAAAACAACAATTATTAGAATTAATTAATCAGGATAAATTTAACAAAATTAATAATGCTATTAAACAAGGAAAACAACTAGAATTGTTAATATCGCAAATTCATTTACTTTCAGAAGAATACGCTTCTCAATTAAAAATACAAATTGATTTAAGAAAAGAAGAAATGAAAAATGATGATAGTTCCCATTATTTAATTTATAGAGTTTTAGGGATAACCAGTCAAGAAGGTCAAAAAATAGATGAATATCAAAATATTGGCAGGTTTTTGTATAATTATGCTGGTTCTTTTTTAGAAGAAGTTGCCTCTTTATGTTTATTATTTAACAATCCTCAAGGAAGAAAAATTACTGTAAAAAATTCTTTTGGTACAAAACCAAAAACTTTTGAAATTGATTTTTTAGATGGCAAGGACGCTATAGAAATTAAATGGAGAGATGCAACTACAGACGGAGATCATATCACAAAAGAGCATACAAGGGTAAAAGCGATCGAAAATCATGGATATAAACCTATTAGAGTAATGTTTTATTATCCTCAAAGAGAACAAGCTATCAATATTCAACAAACCTTAGAAACGGTTTACAAAGGCGTAAATGGAGAATATTATGCCGGAGAAGAAGCATGGAACTTTATTAAAAGTCGTACAGGATTTGATATGAAACAGATTTTAATAGATATTGCCGATCAAAAAACACCAGACAAAAGTTAAATTATGGAAAAAATAATTAAGGGAAATTGTCTTGATGAGTTACAAAAAATTGACTCAGAAATAATTGATTTAATTTATTTAGATCCGCCATTCTTTACTCAAAAAAAACATTCTTTAACCACTCGTGATAATAACATAAATTATGAATTTGATGATGTATGGAATAGTCTAAGTGATTATTTATTAATGATGGAAAAATGTTTGATTGAATGTAAAAGAGTATTAAAAAAAACTGGTAATATTTTTTTACATTGTGATAAATCAGCTTCTCATCATTTAAGAGTGTTATTAGATAAAATATTTGGCTATGATAATTTTAGAAGTGAAATTATTTGGTCTTATAAAAGATGGTCAAATTCTAAAAAAGGTTTACTCAATTCTCATCAAACTATTTATTTTTATTCTAAAACTGACGATTTTAAATTTAATACTATTTATAGTGATTATTCTCCCACAACAAATGTTGATCAAATATGGCAATTACGAGAAAAAAATAGCTATGGAAAATCAGTATATAAAAAGGATAAAAATGGTAATATCATCTTAGCTCAAGAGAAAAAAGGCGTTCCTTTATCAGATGTTTGGGAAATACCTTTTTTAAATCCAAAAGCAAAAGAAAGAGTAGGTTATCCTACGCAAAAACCTGTTTTACTTTTACAACAAATTATTAATATTTCTACTGATGAAGGGGATTTAGTTTTAGATGCTTTTTGTGGAAGTGGTACAACTTGTGTTGCCGCCAAATCATTACAACGTAGTTTTATTGGAATTGATATATCAGAAGATGCGATCGAACTTACTAAAAAAAGATTAAATGAGATGATTATAACTAAGTCTGAACTTCTGGAAAAAGGAAAAACAAGTTATATAGAAAAATCAGAAGATGAACTATTTTTATTAAAAAGTATTAATGCTATTCCAGTACAAAGAAATAATGGCATTGATGGTTTTTTGAAAAGACAATTTAATGATAAACCTATACCCGTTAGAATACAAAAAAAAGATGAAACTTTAGAAGATGCGATCGAAGCTATTAATCATTCAGAACAAGCAAAAAAATGTGATTTAAAAATAGTTATTCAAACAAATAATTATCGTCAGTTATTTCCTTTAGAAGACAAGAAAATTCTCATTATTAAATCATATGAATTATTCATTAACGAAGAATTAAACAAAACAAGTATGATAGCTTATAATCAATCAAATTAGAATTGTATCATTTATTCATTGCTAGTTTCGATCGCATCAATAACTTGCTTAACAATTTTAGGATGTAGAGTTTTACCACCATGAAAAGGAATAACTACTTTTATGTTATCTTTTTGATAAATTCGATGACTTCCTTGACTTCTTCTCAAAACAAATCCAGTATTAAATAACAGTTTTTCTGATTCTTTAGCATTAAGACGAGGTAATTTAGGCAACTTTAACCTCCACATTAATTAGAGAAATTTCTTTCACCAATAATGCTTGTTTTTCTTCTTCTGTAACAGTAGATAAATATAATTCTATTGCCTCTTGAATATTAGCTTTTATTTCCTCGAAAGAATCCCCTTGACTTTGACAACCTTCTAATTGAGGGCAATAAGCATAATAACCATATTCATCTTTTTCAATTACGGCACTTATTTGATAGCGTGTATTAATCATACAATATAATTGATTACTAACTTTAATTGCTAAAACTGTTGTAATAATAACTTGAATAAACGATCGATTGTCAGTAAAACAGTGAAATATTTAGGCACTAATGAGGTACTAAGTAAAATTTTGTGTAGTTTTTTGGTAAAAAAATCTAAAAATTTCGATCAAATTTCGTTGTTTCTTAGGGAGGGATATTAGTCATAAAATATTATCAATAATAGTCTTATTTCTTATTATTGCTGATTTTTTTTGCTATCATAAAAGCGAAAATAGAGCAAATCAAGAAAATATAATGATTAATACCTAAAAAAATTCGAGAATTAAAGAGTTTATTGAAAAAAGAAGGTTTTGTTTATCGTACAGCTAAAAGTAGTCACACTCGTTGGTATCATGAATTATTATCAGAAGATCCGATCACAATATCAGGAAATGATGGTGATCATGCTCAAAAATATTTAGAAAAACAAATTAATCAAAAATTAGCTAAATTAAAAAGAATAAAAGAGGGTAAATAATTATGAGTAAATTTAATTATACAATTACTATTCAATGGAGTAATAAAGATAACTGTTTTGTCGTATTTTTACCTAATTTTAAAAATGAAATGCAACCAATTACTCATGGCAAAACCTATGAAGAAGCCTTAAAAAATGGGCAAGAAGTTTTAGAGTTAATTATGGAAGAATATCAAGAAGATGGCAAAGATTTACCTCAACCTAAAACCTTTGTTTTTGCTTAAATTTTAGTTTTACAGCAGTTTTCAGATTAATAAACCACAAATTTAATGATAAATATAAAATAGGCATTACCTATAATCTTAGAGTGTAGTTTTCCAAATTGAAAAAAAAGCGCTGTAAATCATTATTTGTATAGTATTTTATGTCCAGTAAAATTATGGAAATAACAAGTCGTGAAAAACTGCATCAACAAATTGATAATTTACCTGATGATGTTGGACATAAGATTCTCAAACAAACAGGAAGTAATTACAAGAATATTTTGATTTAGAAAATCCCCGCTATATCATCAGACAAACGGGGAAAGTTTCAATAGGCAAAGTTATGCTAAAACTAAAGAACTATTCTCAGAAAATACTCCTGAAGAATCTAAGTTCGTACTCAAGGCTTGTCCATTTAATTCATAGTTATTTGGTACAGGAATGTTTCCTTGTGTCCAAACACCATTGAAACTAAAAGAAACTGAACCGTTTATCGGAATTTGTTCATTCCAATTCAGGTTAGAAACGGTATATCGATCGTCTGTAAGCTGTTTCTGTTGAGCATTCCAAAGAGATTTGATCGAGAATTGACTATCAAACTCTAAATTCCAACCATTGATCACGGTTTCTGCATTATTGCTAATAGTAATTGTACCAGTAAAACCATTATTCCACTGATTCTCTACTCTGAAATCCACCAAAATATCTCTTGTAGTTGAAGATAAATTGTCATTCGATTCTGAGTTTTCAGTTTCAGTTATCGCCGAATCAAAAGCAAAAAGTGAGGTTTGAGAATCATTATTTGATGTAGAATAATTCAAGGGTGCAGTAGCTAAAGAAGTTTGACCAGACAGAAGAGAATTTAAGAGATCTTGTTTATTGGTGTTAACCGTATTCCAATCATCATTAAGAATACCTCCAGTATCCGTAGAATTAGGATTCCAAGACCAAAATGTCCAATTGATACCGTCATTTCCTGTTCCTAAATAGTCTATCAGGGTTTCTAACCATTGTCGATCGGACGTTGTTTGTAGTTTTGTACCAAATTCTCCTAATAACACGGGGGCAATCTTTTCGTTGTGAATATATCCCCATGTTTTGTCCCATAATTCAGGTAGATTATTGGGATAATCGCCACTATTAAACCACGATTGGGGATACACGGAAGACGGATAATCATGAGGTGTATATACAAGTCGATCAGCTACATCAAGACGCACAGGATGATCTTTTGCACCAGCTAAGTTACCACCCCACCAATAATTTTCTCCGTTATAGCTTTCGATACCGCCGACAAAAATTAACCAATCAGAATTGACGGAAAGAATACTATTTCCTGCTCTTTCTGCCGCTAATCGCCAATCTGTGGCAAGGTTTCCACTTCCCCAGGTTGCACTACCGTGAGGCTCATTATGCAAATCTGCACCGATAATAGTATTATTTCCCGCATAACGTTGGGCTAACATTTGCCAATCGCTAATCCATCTTGCTTCTGAGTATGATGAGGTGTACCATAAAGAAGATTGACCATCTGCACTAGGACGATGTCGATCGAGGATAATTTTTAAATCAATTTCCCCCGCATATTCAACAATTTTATCCATAATTTGCAGTCCATTTAATCCTTGCAAATCTTGATTAAAACTATAATTAATACTTTGAGGAATACTACTCGCATCAAAAATTTGATTAGAGAAAGGTAATCGGATAGTGTTGTAACCAAGATCTTTCATTTGATCCATCATATCTCGATAATTTCTCGCCCATAATCCATGAGGTGCAAAATCACGAGTTTCTAAACCAAACCAATTTACCCCACTGACTCGAAATACTTCACCGTCTGGATTAATAATTTGATTCCCGCTAGTTTGCCAACCACCTTCACTCACAGGAGGAGGAGTTAAAGGAGGAAGAATCGTTGCAATACCTTGGGCATCTTGTAAAGTCGCATTGACAGGAGAAGACAGATTAAGATTAAATGTTTCGTTTCCTTCTGTTATATTGTCATTGAGAATGGGAATTGTAATAGTTTTTGTGGTTTCCCCGGCATTAAAAGTTAATTTACCGGCGATCGTATTATAATCTAAACCAGCTAAAGCAGAACCATTTTGAGTGGTATAATTCACTTCTACTGTTTGCTGACTGGCATTACTAAGGGTAACGGTAAATATGGCATTGGGGTTATCTCCTTCTCTAACGGTGACATCATTAATACTAAAACTCGGTAGAGGTGGTGTAACTCCTCCTCCTCCATCTAATGAAGTTCCATTGAAGGTGTAATTAGTAGGTTGTGGTACAGTTCCTTCAGTCCATGCACCATTAAAACCAAAGGAAATCGAACCATTGACAGGTATCTGACTATTCCAACTGAGGTTGGATAATTCATAATATCCATTTTGTGCGATATTTTGTTGTGCACTCCAAAGATTAGTAATTTGAAAAGGCGTATTAAAGGCTAATTTCCAACCATTGACGGGGGTTGAACCATTATTAGTAATGGTAATTTTACCTGTAAAACCGCTATTCCATTGATTTTCAACATTAAAATTAACGGAAATGTTGCCCTCGTTGATAGGTGGCGGTGGCGCTTGATCATCATTGATAATTGTACCAATAGCTTGATTATCAGCGATCGTTGCCCCTATGGCATTACTGAGGTTAAGTAAAAAACTCTCATTGGCTTCAAAGGAAGTATCTCCATTAATGGCGACACGAATAGTTTTAGTGGTTTCTCCAGAAGCAAAATTTAATATACCTGATAAACCTTGATAATCAATATCTGCGATCGCTTTGTTATCTCCAGAACTATTATGATCGGCAGTGGCAAAATTCACCGATACAGTTTGATTACTAGGAGAACTTAAGATAAGAGTATAGATTAAATAATTAATGCCTTGGTTGCCTTCTATGACACTGGCATCGGCGATGGTGATAATAGGTAGAGGATTAGGATTAACAGGATCGATCGAGCTACCATTTAGTATAAAGTTACTCGGTTCATTGACAATGCCATTGACAGGTTTACCGATAAAACCAATGTTAATATTTTGTCCGGGAGATATATTTGCATTCCAAGGAAGGTAACGTACAGTGTATTGATTACCTTGACGACTGACAATTTCACCATGCCAAATATCGGTAATGTCAAAATCGGCAGTAAAAGTCAAAGTCCAATTCTCTAGGGTGAGATTAGTATTATTAGAGAGGGTAAGTTGTCCTTGAAAACCAGAGCCCCAGTTTTGAATAAGGGAAAAATCAACGGTATTAGCCATTGTAGAGTCTCCTAACTAAATAAGTAGATTAATTTTTATTTCGTCACCGTAAGGAAGAATAATCTCTTAGTGACAAAACTAACCCTCTTTTGTTTTTCTTAAGACTTTCGCAAAAATAGTTTTTTTGCATCCCAACCCCCAAGTATAGGAAGTCCTTTGGTTGTTACTTCCATAATTGCGGAAGCAAGGGGCTAGTGCATAAGTCCTATTTCTTTTAAGTAGCAAAATAGATTAAATGATCAATGTTATTTTGATTAAATATTCCCTAACAAGGTAAGGATGCTTAAAAATCCTTGTTAAACCCCTTGTTGATATGTCAATTAATATTGGTTCGGTACTTATGAAAATTTCGCTCAACTTTAGCATAACATAAAAAATTTTTTTGATGAATAATGGAATATATTTAGTAATTAATTTCGATAATTTCCGTATATTCAAACTGATTTTCACTTTTTTTCACCAAGGGATATTCTGTGCCATTAATGAGAATAAAATCTTCTTGACAATCTTCTTTTGGCGATCGATAGACTAAGATATATTGTTTATTAATATAAGGATTCATCTCCGTTTCTACTTCATTTCGCCATTGAGTTTTTGTGACTAAAACGACTAATTGATTCGCTAATTTTGGGATACATCTAGCTACTTGACGACGATAAATTTCATCTAAACTTCCGAAAGGTGAATCCATAATTATGGGAAATTTACTAGAATCTAAACCGACTAAACTACTTTGTTTTGACCATTCCCTAACCATCTCAATAATTGCACCAATAAAAGATAAACTGAGGATTTGATTTTCTCCTGTTGATGCCGCTACTGATAAAGCAATGCCTGATGTATTTTCAATTAAATTTAACTCATAATTTTCACTTAAACGAGGTTGATAAGGAGTAAAAGAGATAGAATTAAAAATTTCTTGAACTTTCTTTTCTAAGGCTAATCTAAATTGATTTTCTAATCTTTTTTGTACTTCATTAATACATTTTATAGATTCTTCAGCCGCTTCTATCCTTCTCATGATTAAAGCCTGTTTTTCTACTTTAATTTCTTGTTTTTTAAGCTCTTTTTCTAAGTTAATTAATTCTTCTTCAATAGTTTCTAATTGTAAATTAATTTCTCCTTGATTTAAAGTTAATTGTCGAATATGCTGATCTACATTGTCTAATTGTTTTTGTGTCTGTTGAATATTTCGATCGGGATATTGTCTTAATTGTTGATTTATTTTATCCAACTCATCTTCAATTTGCCCTAAATGATTACGCCAATTATTAATATTTTCTTGATGTTTATTTATTTCTATCCAAAATTGATTTTCTTGAGATTCAATATTATTAACTTGAGTTTCTAAACGAATAGATGCTTCTTCTATTTCATTACTTCCAGCAATATTCATCCAATTTTTTACTTGTTTATAGGGTTCATTTTCTGGATATAACTCCGTACCACAAATACATTTATTTTGAGTTAATAATTGTTGTACAAATTGCTTTTTTATACCACTAGGTAACTCTCCTTTTTGTCTTAAATTTTCGATAATACCCTTAAATTGTTGAATAGAATTTGATAAAAATGTTAAATAACTTCTAGTAGATAGTTCTTTTTTTAT from Geminocystis sp. NIES-3709 encodes the following:
- a CDS encoding type II toxin-antitoxin system HicB family antitoxin; this translates as MVFLPEFSQNVMQPVTHGETDEEALKNGQEVLELIMEEYQEDGKDLPQPKTFVFA
- a CDS encoding ApaLI family restriction endonuclease; the protein is MLISQIHLLSEEYASQLKIQIDLRKEEMKNDDSSHYLIYRVLGITSQEGQKIDEYQNIGRFLYNYAGSFLEEVASLCLLFNNPQGRKITVKNSFGTKPKTFEIDFLDGKDAIEIKWRDATTDGDHITKEHTRVKAIENHGYKPIRVMFYYPQREQAINIQQTLETVYKGVNGEYYAGEEAWNFIKSRTGFDMKQILIDIADQKTPDKS
- a CDS encoding site-specific DNA-methyltransferase; the encoded protein is MEKIIKGNCLDELQKIDSEIIDLIYLDPPFFTQKKHSLTTRDNNINYEFDDVWNSLSDYLLMMEKCLIECKRVLKKTGNIFLHCDKSASHHLRVLLDKIFGYDNFRSEIIWSYKRWSNSKKGLLNSHQTIYFYSKTDDFKFNTIYSDYSPTTNVDQIWQLREKNSYGKSVYKKDKNGNIILAQEKKGVPLSDVWEIPFLNPKAKERVGYPTQKPVLLLQQIINISTDEGDLVLDAFCGSGTTCVAAKSLQRSFIGIDISEDAIELTKKRLNEMIITKSELLEKGKTSYIEKSEDELFLLKSINAIPVQRNNGIDGFLKRQFNDKPIPVRIQKKDETLEDAIEAINHSEQAKKCDLKIVIQTNNYRQLFPLEDKKILIIKSYELFINEELNKTSMIAYNQSN
- a CDS encoding type II toxin-antitoxin system HicA family toxin, whose amino-acid sequence is MPKLPRLNAKESEKLLFNTGFVLRRSQGSHRIYQKDNIKVVIPFHGGKTLHPKIVKQVIDAIETSNE
- a CDS encoding type II toxin-antitoxin system HicB family antitoxin translates to MINTRYQISAVIEKDEYGYYAYCPQLEGCQSQGDSFEEIKANIQEAIELYLSTVTEEEKQALLVKEISLINVEVKVA
- a CDS encoding type II toxin-antitoxin system HicA family toxin produces the protein MRELKSLLKKEGFVYRTAKSSHTRWYHELLSEDPITISGNDGDHAQKYLEKQINQKLAKLKRIKEGK
- a CDS encoding type II toxin-antitoxin system HicB family antitoxin; translation: MSKFNYTITIQWSNKDNCFVVFLPNFKNEMQPITHGKTYEEALKNGQEVLELIMEEYQEDGKDLPQPKTFVFA
- a CDS encoding cellulose binding domain-containing protein — encoded protein: MANTVDFSLIQNWGSGFQGQLTLSNNTNLTLENWTLTFTADFDITDIWHGEIVSRQGNQYTVRYLPWNANISPGQNINIGFIGKPVNGIVNEPSNFILNGSSIDPVNPNPLPIITIADASVIEGNQGINYLIYTLILSSPSNQTVSVNFATADHNSSGDNKAIADIDYQGLSGILNFASGETTKTIRVAINGDTSFEANESFLLNLSNAIGATIADNQAIGTIINDDQAPPPPINEGNISVNFNVENQWNSGFTGKITITNNGSTPVNGWKLAFNTPFQITNLWSAQQNIAQNGYYELSNLSWNSQIPVNGSISFGFNGAWTEGTVPQPTNYTFNGTSLDGGGGVTPPLPSFSINDVTVREGDNPNAIFTVTLSNASQQTVEVNYTTQNGSALAGLDYNTIAGKLTFNAGETTKTITIPILNDNITEGNETFNLNLSSPVNATLQDAQGIATILPPLTPPPVSEGGWQTSGNQIINPDGEVFRVSGVNWFGLETRDFAPHGLWARNYRDMMDQMKDLGYNTIRLPFSNQIFDASSIPQSINYSFNQDLQGLNGLQIMDKIVEYAGEIDLKIILDRHRPSADGQSSLWYTSSYSEARWISDWQMLAQRYAGNNTIIGADLHNEPHGSATWGSGNLATDWRLAAERAGNSILSVNSDWLIFVGGIESYNGENYWWGGNLAGAKDHPVRLDVADRLVYTPHDYPSSVYPQSWFNSGDYPNNLPELWDKTWGYIHNEKIAPVLLGEFGTKLQTTSDRQWLETLIDYLGTGNDGINWTFWSWNPNSTDTGGILNDDWNTVNTNKQDLLNSLLSGQTSLATAPLNYSTSNNDSQTSLFAFDSAITETENSESNDNLSSTTRDILVDFRVENQWNNGFTGTITISNNAETVINGWNLEFDSQFSIKSLWNAQQKQLTDDRYTVSNLNWNEQIPINGSVSFSFNGVWTQGNIPVPNNYELNGQALSTNLDSSGVFSENSSLVLA
- a CDS encoding ATP-binding protein — encoded protein: MFLNAFTWVFYERFTSAFASPELLVNKRAINEVEFGSSIECFVEIIFEHEYKTYQLKRKCFAHRNKDNKIVINQPQLYMMVAGDDGKWQHPLEQPMDIIERILPRSLHQYFFFDGEHIDHLFRVEERHKIAEDTKELIGVKVLERAISHLKNAQKSLKDELNILGDIKIKTLVKQQKEQETLQLKLKEDNNLLTARLSQLDLEKQNLSKQMLAMGGIENLQLLKQKLLTDEKEVRKNLVNTQQAIKKELSTRSYLTFLSNSIQQFKGIIENLRQKGELPSGIKKQFVQQLLTQNKCICGTELYPENEPYKQVKNWMNIAGSNEIEEASIRLETQVNNIESQENQFWIEINKHQENINNWRNHLGQIEDELDKINQQLRQYPDRNIQQTQKQLDNVDQHIRQLTLNQGEINLQLETIEEELINLEKELKKQEIKVEKQALIMRRIEAAEESIKCINEVQKRLENQFRLALEKKVQEIFNSISFTPYQPRLSENYELNLIENTSGIALSVAASTGENQILSLSFIGAIIEMVREWSKQSSLVGLDSSKFPIIMDSPFGSLDEIYRRQVARCIPKLANQLVVLVTKTQWRNEVETEMNPYINKQYILVYRSPKEDCQEDFILINGTEYPLVKKSENQFEYTEIIEINY